One genomic window of Clostridia bacterium includes the following:
- a CDS encoding GerMN domain-containing protein gives MPTWLKRLARRCLLTFLTLSVTLAASACSPWTRSVQAPQAVEKRAADLRAKRGQPGAAPSAPPRQAVIYYATGDGRYLLPLTVEVGPGPSMPRVAVEKFLAGPPQGLAKSLLPVEMKLRDFWIDGDTAYVDLAGDPIAWAKKADPQSLKQALQGLVLTLTDFSGIHQVQLLVNGNSLPSLGGIDLKAPLGRPLWINPLPPTSGKALGGPVVRDQESEAAKGLWPGARSDWSVAEPSWVTVYYADSQLAYLVPVTVGIRAGEEPMKAAVEALLAGPPKGSGLLSPIQRDTRLLSLKVKNGLATVDLTRKALEYGGGSANELFLVNSLLLTLTDFPGVEQVQLLFGGQKVEVLPEGTNVGQPLSRPPLNPVSSLPAK, from the coding sequence TCAAGCGCTTGGCGCGCCGATGCCTTCTAACTTTTTTAACTTTAAGCGTAACCTTAGCGGCCTCAGCTTGTTCACCCTGGACCCGTTCTGTCCAAGCTCCACAGGCGGTGGAAAAACGAGCTGCCGATTTGCGAGCCAAACGAGGCCAGCCCGGGGCCGCACCCTCAGCGCCGCCCCGGCAGGCAGTAATATATTACGCTACCGGCGACGGTCGCTATTTACTTCCTTTGACCGTAGAGGTGGGGCCAGGACCCAGCATGCCTCGGGTAGCGGTGGAGAAGTTCCTAGCCGGTCCACCCCAAGGTCTGGCCAAAAGCCTGCTTCCGGTGGAGATGAAACTTAGAGATTTCTGGATTGATGGAGATACCGCCTATGTGGATTTAGCCGGCGACCCGATTGCTTGGGCAAAGAAGGCGGATCCCCAAAGCTTGAAGCAGGCGCTCCAAGGCTTGGTGCTTACCCTCACCGACTTTTCCGGGATCCACCAGGTCCAATTGTTGGTAAACGGCAATTCCCTTCCTTCCCTAGGAGGAATAGACCTGAAGGCGCCGCTAGGGCGGCCGCTGTGGATAAATCCCTTGCCGCCTACTTCCGGCAAGGCCCTTGGCGGCCCGGTAGTAAGGGATCAGGAGTCGGAGGCGGCTAAAGGCTTATGGCCGGGAGCTCGGTCGGACTGGTCAGTTGCCGAGCCGAGTTGGGTTACCGTCTACTATGCCGACTCGCAACTTGCTTACCTGGTGCCAGTGACAGTAGGTATAAGGGCTGGCGAGGAGCCGATGAAGGCGGCGGTCGAGGCCCTTTTAGCTGGCCCTCCCAAAGGGTCAGGCTTACTTTCACCGATCCAGCGGGATACCCGCCTGCTTTCTCTGAAGGTTAAGAACGGCTTGGCCACTGTGGATCTCACCCGCAAAGCTTTGGAATACGGCGGGGGCAGCGCCAACGAACTGTTTTTGGTAAATTCTCTTCTCCTTACCTTGACCGACTTTCCTGGAGTTGAGCAGGTGCAGCTGCTCTTTGGTGGCCAGAAGGTGGAGGTTTTGCCGGAAGGGACCAATGTTGGCCAACCCCTCTCCCGCCCGCCCCTGAATCCTGTCTCTTCCCTTCCTGCCAAATAG